Within Streptomyces antibioticus, the genomic segment CCGGGAAACTCGGTCTGCCGAGTCCGCCGTAAGGGCTGCCACGAGGTGAAGCTCTACTCCAAGCACCTCTGGTGTCTGTTTCCACAGCATGGCCCCGGCAGGAAGCACGAGCGCAAGATCGCGCTCGAACCCTGGCAGCAGGAGATCGTCGATGCCCGACCCTGGGAGTTCGTCCGAGGGCTCATTCACTCCGATGGGTGTCGGATCGTCAACTGGACGACCCGCACCGTTGGTGGGGTGCGGAAGCGGTATGAGTATCCGCGGTTCTTCTTCACCAATGTGTCCGACGACATCCGGAAGCTCTACACCGACACCCTCGACAAGCTGGGTGTCGGGTGGACCCACTGCACGCGGGGCGGCGATCCGTACAACATCTCTGTCGCGAAGAAGGCTCATGTCGCCTTGCTCGACGCCCATGTGGGGCCCAAGCACTGAGCCCCCTACTTCGGGCTGTCGTCCTCGCCGATGTGGTGGACTCGG encodes:
- a CDS encoding helix-turn-helix domain-containing protein; this encodes MNFHGTEVRQKAVTLLRDGVRNADVARRLGIPLGTVGYWKHMDRAARGGCPGRVQPPCPRCEGELDSAAYAYLLGLYLGDGHIVQNRAMRVPSLSVSCADAHPGLMDECEKAMRAVFPGNSVCRVRRKGCHEVKLYSKHLWCLFPQHGPGRKHERKIALEPWQQEIVDARPWEFVRGLIHSDGCRIVNWTTRTVGGVRKRYEYPRFFFTNVSDDIRKLYTDTLDKLGVGWTHCTRGGDPYNISVAKKAHVALLDAHVGPKH